One genomic segment of Streptomyces liangshanensis includes these proteins:
- a CDS encoding SCO3242 family prenyltransferase has protein sequence MTTATRARTVPGAEPRADAVAAPSPSPSPSPSPGSRFRTLVELVRAPAAITVPGDVLAGALASGRAPVARTLALAASSVALYWAGMALNDWADRDEDAVERPERPIPSGRLTPGAALAVAVGLTGAGLGIAALAGGGRTVLRRTLPLAAAVWAYDLGLKSTPLGPATMAAARALDVLHGAPPGRTTPALPAAATIAAHTLAVTRLSRHEVHGAPHSEPRVSLATTAMITATLATPATRLLTTLVRASAAASAIPFLPTTARHVSPPTTTAAPPTTTARHAAPAPIPHPIAVRGPAPAVSAVPSPTTVRHAAPAPIPHPIAVRGPAPAVSAVPSPTTVRHAAPAPVPHPIAVRGPAPAVSAVPSPTVARHRTPAPEPGRPPTLKPHPGQASVARPPVPSARQAAPAPAGHRAPPAAGQPEPEPVAAPLTAAVRGAGPAARPPAAVGPRTGPAPVTTSAPPTPSAPVAPSGGPARFTAAQWLAVAGAGAQLAGPAAVSVARLLATRTDATATPGAATPRTATASATAGARTVTALATGDGGSRAIATALVTATAAATYAVTCVRAQSAVARHPSAPRVRAAVGAGIHALLPLQAALVARAGAPLAALPLGLALPVLGRLARKVSST, from the coding sequence ATGACGACCGCGACGCGCGCGCGTACGGTGCCTGGGGCGGAGCCCCGCGCGGACGCGGTGGCCGCCCCGTCCCCGTCGCCGTCCCCGTCCCCGTCCCCGGGGTCCCGCTTCCGGACCCTCGTCGAGCTGGTCAGGGCGCCCGCCGCGATCACCGTGCCCGGCGACGTCCTGGCCGGTGCGCTGGCCTCGGGCCGCGCCCCGGTGGCGCGCACCCTGGCGCTGGCGGCGTCCTCCGTCGCCCTCTACTGGGCGGGCATGGCCCTCAACGACTGGGCGGACCGCGACGAGGACGCCGTGGAGCGCCCCGAACGCCCCATCCCCTCGGGCCGCCTGACCCCGGGCGCGGCACTGGCCGTGGCGGTGGGCCTGACCGGCGCGGGCCTCGGCATCGCGGCGCTGGCGGGGGGCGGTCGTACGGTACTGCGGCGCACCCTGCCGCTCGCGGCGGCGGTCTGGGCGTACGACCTGGGCCTCAAGTCGACCCCCCTGGGCCCGGCGACGATGGCCGCGGCCCGGGCCCTGGACGTCCTGCACGGCGCACCCCCCGGCCGCACGACCCCCGCCCTCCCGGCGGCGGCGACGATCGCGGCGCACACCCTGGCGGTGACGCGCCTGAGCCGCCACGAGGTCCACGGCGCCCCGCACTCGGAACCCCGCGTCTCCCTGGCCACGACAGCGATGATCACAGCCACCCTGGCCACCCCGGCAACCCGCCTGCTGACGACCCTGGTACGCGCCTCCGCAGCGGCCTCCGCCATCCCCTTCCTGCCCACAACGGCCCGCCACGTGTCCCCGCCGACCACCACGGCCGCCCCGCCGACCACCACGGCCCGCCACGCGGCCCCCGCGCCGATTCCGCACCCGATCGCGGTACGCGGCCCGGCCCCGGCCGTGTCGGCGGTCCCGTCCCCCACCACGGTCCGCCACGCGGCCCCCGCGCCGATTCCGCACCCGATCGCGGTACGCGGCCCGGCCCCGGCCGTGTCGGCGGTCCCGTCTCCCACCACGGTCCGCCACGCGGCCCCCGCGCCCGTTCCGCACCCGATCGCGGTACGCGGCCCGGCCCCGGCCGTGTCGGCGGTCCCGTCCCCCACCGTGGCCCGACACCGGACACCGGCGCCCGAGCCGGGACGGCCGCCGACCCTGAAGCCCCACCCCGGACAGGCGTCCGTCGCCCGGCCGCCGGTCCCGTCGGCGCGCCAGGCGGCCCCGGCCCCCGCCGGGCACCGGGCACCACCCGCAGCGGGACAGCCGGAACCGGAGCCGGTCGCGGCGCCGTTGACCGCGGCGGTGCGCGGCGCCGGGCCCGCCGCCCGGCCGCCGGCCGCTGTCGGCCCCCGTACCGGACCGGCCCCCGTCACCACGTCCGCGCCGCCCACCCCTTCGGCCCCCGTCGCCCCCTCGGGCGGGCCCGCGCGGTTCACCGCCGCGCAGTGGCTGGCCGTTGCCGGGGCCGGGGCGCAGCTCGCGGGGCCGGCCGCGGTCTCCGTGGCCCGGCTTCTCGCCACGCGAACCGACGCCACGGCCACCCCGGGGGCCGCCACGCCCCGTACCGCCACCGCCTCGGCGACCGCCGGAGCCCGTACCGTCACCGCCCTGGCGACCGGCGACGGCGGGTCCCGAGCCATCGCCACCGCCCTGGTCACCGCCACCGCCGCGGCCACGTACGCCGTCACCTGCGTCCGCGCCCAGTCCGCCGTCGCGCGCCACCCCTCCGCCCCACGCGTGCGGGCCGCCGTCGGGGCCGGGATCCACGCGCTGCTGCCCCTCCAGGCCGCCCTTGTCGCGCGCGCCGGGGCACCGCTGGCCGCCCTGCCCCTGGGCCTCGCACTCCCCGTGCTCGGACGCCTCGCGAGAAAGGTGTCCTCGACATGA